In Arthrobacter sp. UKPF54-2, the following are encoded in one genomic region:
- a CDS encoding cation:dicarboxylate symporter family transporter encodes MASQRGESAAPAAATVKQRKGLDKSHYLYIAVIAAVVLGALVGLMFPEVGKSLKPLGDGFIKLIKMMIAPVIFCTIVLGIGSIAKAATVGKVGGLALGYFIVMSTFALAIGLVVGNLIHPGEGLKLAPYDPNKKAATDSTVDFLLGIIPGDIPVLPTLLAAILVGFALQKMGPQGTPILKAIGHGQALVFRILIMVMWLAPLGAFGAIAAVVGATGVQAIISMATLMIAFYITCAVFIVVILGGLLQVVSGVNIFRLMKYLGREYLLIFSTSSSEAALPRLIAKMEHLGVSKPVVGVTVPTGYSFNLDGTAIYLTMASLFVANAMGTPLDLGAQISLLIFMIIASKGAAGVTGAGLATLAAGLQAHRPELLGGVGMIVGIDRFMSEARALTNFTGNAVATVLIGTWIKEIDGGQVERVLSGAAPFDEQTMIAGHAAEQPAAAPAAQHAQPVPANA; translated from the coding sequence ATGGCCTCTCAACGAGGAGAGTCAGCGGCACCGGCCGCGGCGACGGTCAAGCAGCGCAAGGGTCTGGACAAGTCCCACTACCTTTACATCGCGGTCATTGCCGCCGTCGTCCTCGGTGCCCTCGTCGGCCTGATGTTCCCGGAGGTCGGCAAGTCCCTCAAGCCCCTCGGCGACGGCTTCATCAAGCTGATCAAGATGATGATCGCCCCCGTCATTTTCTGCACCATCGTGCTCGGCATCGGCTCCATCGCCAAGGCCGCCACGGTGGGCAAGGTCGGCGGCTTGGCCCTCGGCTACTTCATTGTGATGTCGACGTTCGCCCTGGCCATCGGCCTCGTCGTCGGCAACCTGATCCACCCGGGTGAGGGCCTCAAGCTCGCCCCGTACGATCCGAACAAGAAGGCCGCGACGGACAGCACCGTCGACTTCCTGCTCGGCATCATCCCCGGCGACATCCCCGTGCTGCCCACCCTGCTCGCCGCCATCCTGGTCGGCTTCGCGCTGCAGAAGATGGGCCCGCAGGGCACCCCGATCCTGAAGGCCATCGGCCACGGCCAGGCCCTCGTGTTCCGCATCCTCATCATGGTCATGTGGCTCGCTCCGCTCGGCGCCTTCGGCGCAATCGCCGCCGTCGTCGGTGCCACCGGCGTCCAGGCCATCATCAGCATGGCCACCCTGATGATCGCGTTCTACATCACCTGCGCGGTCTTCATCGTGGTAATCCTCGGCGGCCTGCTCCAGGTCGTCTCCGGCGTCAACATCTTCCGCCTGATGAAGTACCTCGGCCGCGAATACCTGCTGATCTTCTCCACCTCCTCCTCCGAAGCGGCGCTGCCGCGCCTGATCGCGAAGATGGAGCACCTCGGTGTCTCCAAGCCGGTCGTCGGCGTCACCGTCCCCACCGGCTACTCCTTCAACCTGGACGGCACGGCCATCTACCTGACCATGGCCTCCCTGTTCGTCGCCAACGCCATGGGCACCCCGCTGGACCTCGGCGCCCAGATCTCGCTGCTGATCTTTATGATCATCGCCTCCAAGGGCGCCGCCGGTGTCACCGGCGCCGGCCTGGCCACCCTGGCGGCCGGCCTGCAGGCCCACCGTCCGGAACTGCTCGGCGGCGTCGGCATGATCGTCGGCATCGACCGCTTTATGTCCGAGGCACGTGCGCTGACCAACTTCACCGGCAACGCCGTGGCGACCGTTCTGATCGGCACCTGGATCAAGGAGATCGACGGCGGCCAGGTCGAGCGGGTCCTCTCCGGCGCCGCTCCGTTCGACGAGCAGACCATGATCGCCGGCCACGCAGCCGAGCAGCCCGCGGCTGCACCGGCTGCCCAGCACGCGCAGCCGGTCCCCGCCAACGCCTAG
- a CDS encoding ParA family protein has protein sequence MSSEQGSATLEGTELDLEDAVMGPTGRPHRDFPEPAPLSSHGPARVIAMVNQKGGVGKTTSTINLAAALAEYGRRVLLVDFDPQGALSAGLGTNPHELDLTVYNVLMDRKVDIRDAIQKTGVENVHLLPANIDLSAAEVQLVNEVAREQVLDRALKKVEDDYDVVLIDCQPSLGLLTVNALTAAHGVIIPLICEFFALRAVALLVETIDKVQDRLNPRLQVDGVLATMYDARTLHGREVIARLVEAFGDKVFETVIKRSIKFADATVAAEPITSYAGNHAGADAYRRLAKELISRGGAP, from the coding sequence GTGAGCAGCGAACAGGGTTCAGCCACTCTGGAAGGCACCGAACTCGACCTGGAAGACGCCGTCATGGGCCCCACCGGGCGCCCCCACCGCGACTTCCCGGAGCCCGCGCCGCTGTCCTCCCACGGCCCGGCCCGGGTCATCGCCATGGTCAACCAGAAGGGCGGCGTGGGCAAGACGACGTCCACGATCAACCTCGCCGCGGCGCTGGCCGAATACGGCCGCCGGGTGCTCCTGGTCGACTTCGATCCGCAGGGCGCGCTCTCCGCCGGCCTCGGCACCAACCCGCACGAACTGGACCTGACGGTCTACAACGTCCTGATGGACCGGAAAGTCGACATCCGCGACGCCATCCAGAAGACCGGCGTCGAAAACGTGCACCTGCTGCCGGCCAACATCGACCTCTCCGCCGCGGAGGTCCAGCTGGTCAACGAGGTTGCCCGCGAACAGGTCCTGGACCGGGCGCTGAAGAAGGTCGAAGACGACTACGACGTTGTCCTGATCGACTGCCAGCCCTCCCTGGGCCTGCTCACGGTCAACGCGCTGACCGCGGCACACGGCGTCATCATCCCGCTGATCTGCGAGTTCTTCGCGCTGCGCGCGGTGGCGCTGCTGGTCGAGACGATCGACAAGGTCCAGGACCGGCTGAACCCGCGCCTGCAGGTCGACGGCGTGCTCGCCACCATGTACGACGCCCGCACCCTGCACGGCCGCGAAGTCATCGCCCGGCTGGTGGAAGCCTTCGGCGACAAGGTCTTCGAAACCGTCATCAAGCGCTCCATCAAGTTCGCCGACGCCACCGTCGCCGCCGAGCCGATTACCAGCTACGCCGGCAACCATGCCGGAGCCGACGCCTACCGCCGCCTGGCCAAAGAGCTGATCTCGCGCGGCGGCGCACCCTAA
- a CDS encoding propionyl-CoA synthetase — protein MVTTSYRDSYERSVEQPEEFWLEAAAKIAWSTPPGKALDSSRAPLYAWFPDGELNTCYNALDRHVAEGRGAQDALIYDSAMLGTQQRFSYAELTGLVARFAGVLRGQGVGKGDRVVIYMPMIPEAAIAMLATARLGAVHSVVFGGFAPKELAARIRDAAPAAVVTASGGIEPSRRIEYLPAVAEALELAGTPDIPVLVKARDGFTASAADHAGWLDWDAVMATAEPADPVGVKATDPLYILYTSGTTGAPKGVVRDNGGHAVALSWTLENIYDVGPGDVMWTASDVGWVVGHSYIVYGPLLAGATTVIYEGKPVGTPDAGAFWRVIQDHKVNVLFTAPTALRAIRKADPEAKLLGQYDISSLRTLFAAGERLDTDTFHWASRVLGVPVVDHWWQTETGWAICANPRGLDGLRIKAGSPSVPMPGFRLRILDGAGEEVEAGTEGNIVLGLPLPPGTLTTLWGNDERYISSYLQAFEGYYATGDSGYRDEDGYLFVMGRTDDIINVAGHRLSTGAMEQVIGQHPAVAECAVIGLADPLKGQRPSGYVVLKSGVDVPEEVLVKDLIALVRRDIGAVADFKHVTVVEALPKTRSGKILRKTMRQIADGDDYVVPSTIEDAGVIDQLLETLRPDAVGERQGHVSG, from the coding sequence ATGGTCACCACCAGCTACCGGGACAGCTACGAACGCAGCGTTGAGCAGCCCGAGGAATTCTGGCTCGAGGCCGCCGCGAAAATCGCCTGGAGCACGCCTCCCGGCAAGGCGCTCGACTCCAGCCGTGCCCCGCTCTACGCCTGGTTTCCGGACGGCGAGCTGAACACCTGCTACAACGCCCTGGACCGGCACGTGGCGGAGGGCCGCGGCGCCCAGGACGCCCTGATCTACGACTCCGCCATGCTGGGCACGCAGCAGCGCTTCAGCTACGCCGAGCTCACCGGGCTCGTGGCCCGCTTCGCCGGGGTGCTGCGCGGCCAGGGGGTGGGGAAAGGGGACCGGGTGGTGATCTACATGCCGATGATCCCGGAAGCCGCCATCGCGATGCTCGCCACCGCCCGGCTCGGCGCGGTCCACTCCGTGGTCTTTGGCGGCTTCGCGCCGAAGGAACTCGCCGCCCGGATCCGGGACGCCGCCCCCGCAGCGGTGGTCACTGCCTCCGGCGGGATCGAACCCTCCCGCCGGATCGAGTACCTGCCGGCCGTCGCCGAGGCGCTCGAACTGGCCGGCACCCCGGACATCCCCGTGCTGGTCAAGGCGCGGGACGGGTTCACGGCATCCGCGGCGGACCACGCGGGCTGGCTGGACTGGGACGCGGTGATGGCCACCGCCGAGCCCGCGGACCCGGTGGGCGTCAAGGCCACCGACCCGCTCTACATCCTCTACACCTCCGGCACCACGGGCGCCCCCAAGGGCGTGGTACGGGACAACGGCGGCCACGCCGTCGCCCTGAGCTGGACGCTGGAGAACATCTACGACGTCGGCCCCGGCGACGTGATGTGGACGGCGTCCGACGTCGGCTGGGTGGTGGGGCACTCGTACATCGTCTACGGGCCACTGCTCGCGGGCGCCACCACCGTGATCTACGAGGGCAAGCCGGTGGGCACCCCGGACGCCGGAGCGTTCTGGCGCGTGATCCAGGACCACAAAGTCAACGTGCTCTTCACCGCCCCGACGGCGCTGCGGGCCATCCGGAAGGCCGACCCCGAAGCGAAGTTGCTGGGGCAGTACGACATCTCCAGCCTGCGGACCCTTTTTGCCGCCGGCGAGCGGCTCGACACCGACACCTTCCACTGGGCGTCGCGGGTCCTCGGCGTCCCGGTGGTGGACCACTGGTGGCAGACCGAGACCGGCTGGGCCATCTGCGCCAACCCGCGCGGCCTGGACGGGCTGCGGATCAAGGCGGGCTCGCCGAGTGTGCCGATGCCGGGCTTCAGGCTGAGGATCCTTGACGGCGCCGGCGAGGAGGTCGAGGCGGGCACCGAGGGCAACATTGTCCTGGGCCTGCCGCTGCCGCCGGGCACCCTGACGACGCTCTGGGGCAATGACGAGCGTTATATCTCCTCCTACCTGCAGGCTTTTGAGGGGTACTACGCCACCGGCGACTCCGGCTACCGGGATGAGGACGGCTACCTCTTTGTGATGGGCCGCACCGACGACATCATCAATGTCGCCGGGCACCGGCTCTCCACCGGGGCCATGGAGCAGGTGATCGGGCAGCATCCGGCCGTCGCCGAATGCGCCGTGATCGGCCTCGCGGACCCGCTCAAGGGCCAGCGCCCCAGCGGCTACGTGGTCCTCAAATCCGGAGTGGACGTGCCGGAGGAGGTGCTGGTCAAGGACCTGATCGCCCTGGTCCGGCGGGACATCGGCGCCGTGGCGGACTTCAAGCACGTCACCGTGGTGGAGGCGCTGCCCAAGACCCGTTCCGGCAAGATCCTTCGCAAGACCATGCGCCAGATCGCCGACGGCGACGACTACGTGGTGCCCTCCACGATCGAGGACGCCGGTGTGATCGACCAGCTTCTCGAGACGCTGCGGCCGGACGCCGTGGGGGAGCGGCAGGGCCACGTGTCCGGCTAG
- a CDS encoding response regulator, with product MSDIRVLVVEDEPIAAAAHAAYIGRLDGFTLAGSAPDGQSALRLMTELSAAGQPVELVLLDMNLPDLHGLDIARRMRASGLFADIIAITAVRELNIVRSAVATGVVQYLIKPFTYATFADKLRSYRQFREQLASPGPGGAGAGASQSDVDQAFASLRAPSELPLPKGLSGSTLESVQDFMKLQSGAVSASEVMEALGMSRVTARRYLEYLADAGSVSRTARYGAPGRPENEYRWSRSGS from the coding sequence ATGAGTGACATCCGCGTACTGGTCGTCGAGGACGAGCCGATTGCCGCGGCGGCCCATGCGGCCTACATCGGCCGGCTGGACGGCTTCACCCTGGCCGGCTCCGCCCCGGACGGGCAGTCCGCCCTGCGCCTGATGACGGAGCTGTCGGCCGCCGGCCAGCCCGTGGAGCTGGTCCTGCTGGACATGAACCTGCCGGACCTGCACGGCCTGGACATCGCCCGCCGGATGCGCGCCTCCGGCCTGTTCGCCGACATCATTGCCATCACCGCCGTACGCGAACTGAACATCGTCCGCAGCGCCGTCGCGACCGGCGTCGTGCAGTACCTGATCAAACCGTTCACCTACGCCACGTTCGCGGACAAACTGCGCAGCTACCGGCAGTTCCGTGAGCAGCTGGCTTCCCCGGGGCCGGGCGGCGCCGGGGCGGGCGCGTCCCAGAGCGACGTGGACCAGGCGTTCGCGAGCCTGCGGGCGCCCTCGGAATTGCCGCTGCCCAAGGGCCTCTCCGGGTCCACTCTGGAGTCCGTACAGGACTTCATGAAGCTGCAGTCCGGGGCGGTGTCCGCTAGCGAGGTGATGGAGGCGCTGGGCATGTCCCGCGTGACCGCGCGCCGGTACCTCGAATACCTCGCCGACGCCGGCAGTGTGTCCCGCACCGCCCGCTACGGCGCGCCCGGCCGGCCGGAAAACGAATACCGCTGGAGCCGGTCCGGGTCCTAG
- the prpB gene encoding methylisocitrate lyase produces the protein MLYSKTTPEQKRIRFRELLASGTIQQFPGAFNPLSARLIEEHGFAGVYISGAVLANDLGLPDIGLTTLTEVATRAGQIARMTDLPSIVDADTGFGEPMNVARTVQELENAGLAGLHIEDQFNPKRCGHLDGKNVVDLETATKRIRAAADARRDPNFLIMARTDIRATDGLEAAQQRAKALVEAGADAIFPEAMKDLSEFQAIRDAVDVPVLANMTEFGKSALFTVDELAGVGVNMVIYPVTLLRSAMGAAERTLEAIKSDGTQEAQVSSMLTRARLYDLVDYEAYNRFDTGVFNFQIPGI, from the coding sequence ATGCTGTACTCGAAGACCACCCCGGAGCAGAAGCGGATCCGTTTCCGGGAGCTGCTCGCCTCCGGCACGATCCAGCAGTTCCCGGGCGCGTTCAACCCGCTCTCGGCCCGGCTAATCGAGGAGCACGGCTTTGCCGGGGTCTACATCTCCGGCGCCGTCCTCGCCAATGACCTGGGCCTGCCGGACATCGGCCTGACCACGCTCACCGAGGTGGCCACCCGCGCCGGGCAGATCGCCCGGATGACTGACCTGCCCTCGATCGTCGACGCCGACACCGGCTTCGGCGAGCCGATGAACGTCGCGCGGACCGTCCAGGAACTCGAGAACGCGGGCCTGGCCGGCCTGCACATCGAGGACCAGTTCAACCCGAAGCGCTGCGGCCACCTCGACGGCAAGAACGTTGTGGACCTGGAGACCGCCACAAAGCGGATCCGGGCCGCGGCCGATGCCCGCCGGGACCCGAACTTCCTGATCATGGCCCGCACCGACATCCGGGCCACGGATGGGCTGGAGGCGGCACAGCAGCGGGCCAAGGCCCTCGTGGAGGCCGGTGCGGACGCGATCTTCCCGGAAGCCATGAAGGACCTCAGCGAGTTCCAGGCGATCCGCGACGCGGTCGACGTGCCGGTCCTGGCCAACATGACCGAGTTCGGCAAGAGCGCGCTGTTCACGGTGGACGAGCTGGCCGGCGTCGGCGTCAACATGGTGATCTACCCGGTGACGCTGCTCCGTAGTGCCATGGGCGCTGCTGAGCGTACTCTGGAAGCGATCAAATCCGACGGCACCCAGGAGGCACAGGTTTCGAGCATGCTGACCCGTGCGCGGCTCTATGACCTCGTCGACTACGAGGCCTACAACCGCTTTGACACCGGGGTCTTCAATTTCCAGATCCCCGGCATCTGA
- a CDS encoding GntR family transcriptional regulator, with the protein MRASDKAYAALREDIIEWRLAPGTVLAEVEQSERLGISRTPLREALSRLTAEGLTTTAGGRGVVVTDISLEDIDELFELRETLEGKAAALAAERGVAATFELLQRELLRAPELINGADPARHDYYSLVGRLDTAIDAAISNSYLAQAMRSLRVHLVRVRRLAADDAERLTAAAAEHAAIAEAIAAGNPRLAEAATTVHLHRSLSHVKATHVPHEKENHG; encoded by the coding sequence ATGCGCGCCAGCGACAAGGCCTACGCGGCCCTGCGCGAGGACATCATCGAATGGCGTCTGGCGCCCGGAACCGTGCTCGCCGAAGTGGAGCAATCCGAGCGGCTGGGTATTTCCCGGACCCCGCTCCGGGAGGCCCTGAGCCGGCTCACCGCCGAAGGGCTGACGACGACGGCCGGCGGCCGCGGCGTCGTCGTCACCGACATCTCGCTGGAGGACATCGACGAGCTTTTCGAACTGCGCGAAACTCTGGAGGGCAAGGCCGCCGCGCTGGCGGCCGAACGCGGCGTCGCAGCGACGTTCGAGCTGCTGCAGCGCGAGCTGTTGCGGGCGCCGGAGCTGATCAACGGCGCCGACCCCGCGCGGCACGACTATTACAGCCTGGTAGGCCGGCTGGACACCGCCATTGACGCCGCGATCTCCAATTCCTACCTGGCCCAGGCCATGCGCAGCCTGCGTGTGCACCTGGTCCGGGTCCGCCGGCTCGCGGCGGACGACGCCGAACGCCTCACCGCCGCCGCCGCCGAGCACGCCGCCATTGCCGAAGCGATCGCCGCCGGCAACCCCCGGCTCGCCGAGGCCGCCACCACCGTGCACCTGCACCGCAGCCTTTCCCACGTCAAAGCCACCCACGTGCCTCATGAGAAGGAGAACCATGGTTAA
- a CDS encoding MmgE/PrpD family protein, with the protein MVKEHQVRVYKSEENLAREDQLAYKIAKVAADPVAVSDEVTDMVINRVIDNASVAIASLNRAPIVAARAQALTHGPSTGGKGSKVFGIEERVSPEWAAWANGVAVRELDYHDTFLAADYSHPGDNIPPILAVAQHVGASGQDLVRGIATGYEIQVNLVKAICLHKHKIDHVAHLGPSAAAGIGTLLGLDVETIFQSVGQALHTTTATRQSRKGEISTWKAHAPAFAGKMAVESADRAMRGQTSPVPIYEGEDGVIAWMLDGPDANYTVPLPEDGEAKRAILDTYTKEHSAEYQAQAWIDLARKLHGEHPEVTDPANVESVLIKTSHHTHYVIGSGANDPQKYSPTASRETLDHSIPYIFTVALQDGAWHHVDSYAPERAGRPDTVELWHKVTTVEDPEWTRRYHSLDIAEKAFGGSVEITLKDGTVITDQIAVADAHPLGARPFAREQYVNKFRTLAAGLVAEDEIERFLAAAARLPELAAGELDQLNIKAADGVIDLASAPKGLF; encoded by the coding sequence ATGGTTAAGGAACACCAAGTCCGCGTTTACAAGAGCGAGGAAAACCTGGCCCGCGAGGACCAGCTCGCCTACAAGATCGCCAAGGTCGCCGCGGATCCCGTCGCGGTCTCCGACGAGGTCACCGACATGGTGATCAACCGCGTGATCGACAACGCCTCGGTGGCCATCGCCTCCCTGAACCGCGCACCCATCGTCGCGGCCCGCGCCCAGGCGCTCACCCACGGCCCCAGCACCGGCGGCAAGGGTTCGAAGGTCTTCGGCATCGAAGAGCGTGTCTCCCCCGAGTGGGCTGCGTGGGCCAACGGTGTGGCCGTCCGCGAACTCGACTACCACGACACCTTCCTGGCCGCGGACTACTCGCACCCCGGCGACAACATTCCCCCGATCCTCGCCGTCGCCCAGCACGTCGGCGCCAGTGGCCAGGACTTGGTCCGGGGCATCGCCACCGGCTACGAGATCCAGGTCAACCTGGTCAAGGCCATCTGCCTGCACAAGCACAAGATCGACCATGTGGCCCACCTCGGCCCCTCGGCCGCCGCCGGCATCGGCACCCTGCTGGGCCTCGACGTCGAGACCATCTTCCAGTCCGTGGGCCAGGCGCTGCACACCACCACCGCCACCCGGCAGTCCCGCAAGGGCGAGATCTCCACCTGGAAGGCCCACGCCCCCGCATTCGCCGGCAAGATGGCCGTCGAATCGGCCGACCGTGCCATGCGCGGCCAGACCTCGCCGGTGCCGATCTACGAAGGCGAAGACGGCGTCATCGCCTGGATGCTGGACGGCCCCGACGCCAACTACACCGTGCCGCTGCCCGAGGACGGCGAAGCCAAGCGCGCCATCCTGGATACCTACACCAAGGAGCACTCGGCCGAGTACCAGGCGCAGGCCTGGATCGACCTGGCCCGCAAGCTCCACGGCGAACACCCCGAGGTCACCGACCCGGCCAACGTCGAATCCGTACTGATCAAGACCAGCCACCACACGCACTACGTGATCGGTTCCGGCGCCAACGACCCGCAGAAGTACAGCCCCACCGCCAGCCGCGAAACCCTGGACCACTCCATCCCGTACATCTTCACGGTGGCCCTGCAGGACGGCGCCTGGCACCACGTGGATTCGTACGCCCCGGAGCGCGCGGGCCGCCCCGACACCGTGGAACTGTGGCACAAGGTCACCACGGTCGAGGATCCGGAATGGACCCGCCGCTACCACTCCCTGGACATTGCGGAGAAGGCCTTCGGCGGCTCCGTCGAGATCACGCTCAAGGACGGCACCGTCATCACCGACCAGATCGCCGTCGCCGACGCGCACCCGCTGGGCGCCCGGCCGTTCGCCCGCGAGCAGTACGTCAACAAGTTCCGCACCCTCGCCGCGGGCCTGGTGGCCGAGGACGAGATCGAGCGTTTCCTGGCCGCCGCCGCGCGGCTTCCCGAACTCGCCGCCGGCGAGCTCGACCAGCTCAACATCAAGGCCGCCGACGGCGTGATCGACCTGGCGTCCGCCCCGAAGGGACTCTTCTAA
- a CDS encoding sensor histidine kinase, which produces MIHHWSIARRLFVAHLLFMLALTAVVGTATFVDARDHAYEEAGRRMAGIATAVADNPLVLQAAASPDPSARLQPYALQVMRDAHADFITIMAPDRTRWTHPRDEELGKPYIGSIDAALKGEVFTEIMAGTLGPSVRTIAPVKDADGTVRALVAAGVTVGTVDVAFSGRLPALLAIAVALLAGGSVASWLLGRYLRRVTRGWGPEQLAQLFAYYESVLHSVREGVILIDPRGKVVMYNDQAAALLGVPPRAVDGGAVDGGAPAGRGAGAPSLAELPLAPSLKELFESGRTAQDEIHLTGERVLVVNQGPAVGPPAPASRQRQTTGPVYGTVATIRDRTEIESLGSELETMRTLSDALRAQTHEHANRLHTMVSLMELGRGAEALDFATKDLELSQRLTDDLVSSLEEPVLGALVMGKAAEAHERGVELILTTGGSTAVTGLAVQDLVAILGNLLDNAIDAAAEAPPPRLVELSVVSEGGALQISVEDSGPGIDPDAVEDVFRHGFSTKAPGPFGRGLGLALVRQAVQRLGGSMSITSPAGALFRVTLPTAPAPAGSAEEPADAPKMNPPGQRRNSNE; this is translated from the coding sequence TTGATCCATCACTGGAGCATCGCCCGCAGGCTGTTCGTGGCGCACCTGCTGTTTATGCTGGCCCTGACTGCCGTCGTCGGCACGGCGACGTTTGTGGATGCCCGCGACCACGCCTACGAGGAGGCAGGCCGGCGGATGGCCGGGATCGCCACCGCGGTGGCGGACAACCCCCTGGTCCTGCAGGCGGCGGCCTCCCCCGACCCCTCCGCGCGGCTCCAGCCCTACGCGCTGCAGGTGATGCGGGACGCCCATGCGGACTTCATTACGATCATGGCGCCGGACCGGACCCGGTGGACCCATCCCCGCGACGAGGAACTCGGCAAGCCGTACATCGGCTCGATCGACGCCGCCCTGAAGGGCGAGGTCTTCACCGAGATCATGGCCGGGACACTGGGTCCCTCGGTGCGCACCATCGCCCCGGTCAAGGACGCCGACGGCACGGTCCGGGCCCTGGTGGCGGCGGGTGTGACGGTGGGGACGGTGGATGTCGCGTTTTCCGGCCGGCTGCCTGCCCTGCTGGCGATCGCTGTTGCCCTGCTGGCGGGCGGATCGGTGGCGTCCTGGCTGCTGGGCCGGTACCTCCGCCGGGTGACCCGCGGCTGGGGCCCGGAGCAGCTCGCGCAGCTGTTCGCCTATTACGAATCGGTGCTGCATTCGGTCCGCGAGGGGGTGATCCTCATCGATCCCCGGGGCAAGGTGGTGATGTACAACGACCAGGCGGCCGCGCTGCTCGGGGTGCCGCCCCGCGCAGTCGACGGCGGGGCGGTCGACGGCGGGGCCCCGGCCGGCCGTGGCGCGGGGGCACCGTCGCTGGCCGAACTGCCGCTCGCCCCCAGCCTCAAAGAGCTCTTCGAGTCCGGCCGGACGGCCCAGGACGAAATCCACCTCACCGGCGAGCGCGTCCTGGTGGTCAACCAGGGCCCGGCGGTGGGTCCGCCCGCCCCCGCATCCCGCCAGCGCCAAACGACAGGCCCGGTCTACGGCACTGTCGCCACCATCCGGGACCGCACTGAAATCGAGTCCCTGGGCAGTGAACTGGAAACCATGCGCACGCTCTCGGACGCACTGCGTGCCCAGACCCACGAGCACGCCAACCGGTTGCACACGATGGTGTCCCTGATGGAGCTCGGCCGCGGCGCCGAGGCCCTCGATTTTGCCACCAAGGACCTGGAGCTGAGCCAGCGGTTGACCGACGACCTGGTCAGCTCCCTCGAGGAGCCCGTGCTCGGCGCACTGGTGATGGGCAAGGCGGCTGAGGCGCACGAACGCGGCGTCGAACTGATCCTGACCACCGGAGGTTCCACGGCGGTGACCGGGCTGGCCGTCCAGGACCTGGTGGCCATCCTGGGCAACCTGCTGGACAACGCGATCGACGCCGCCGCCGAGGCTCCACCGCCGCGTCTGGTTGAGCTCTCAGTCGTCTCGGAGGGCGGCGCCCTGCAGATCTCGGTGGAGGACAGCGGTCCCGGCATCGACCCGGACGCGGTGGAGGACGTCTTCCGGCACGGTTTCAGCACCAAGGCCCCGGGGCCGTTCGGGCGCGGGCTGGGCCTGGCACTGGTCCGCCAGGCCGTGCAGCGGCTGGGCGGTAGCATGAGCATCACCAGCCCGGCCGGGGCACTGTTCCGCGTCACGCTGCCGACCGCGCCGGCCCCCGCAGGCTCCGCAGAGGAACCCGCCGATGCTCCAAAGATGAACCCGCCGGGACAGCGAAGGAACAGCAATGAGTGA
- a CDS encoding ScpA family protein has protein sequence MAATAPTAELPPSGKKPGFEVRLENFTGPFDLLLGLISKHQLDITEVALATVTDEFIKYIKGLQRLGEDWALDEASEFLVIAATLLDLKAARLLPAGEVEDDEDIALLEARDLLFARLLQYKAFKQVAGLLGATLELEARRYPRQVALEGHFAALLPELVWKHSPAEFAALAEKALKPKEAAPTEVGLAHLHGTPVSVKEQAEILGLRLRLRLGKPLTFRSLIADAESTLVVVARFLALLEMFRDKAVAFDQLLPLGELSVHWTADDADWSSENLSEEYEEQP, from the coding sequence GTGGCAGCAACAGCCCCGACGGCCGAACTGCCGCCGTCCGGAAAGAAACCGGGCTTTGAGGTGCGGCTGGAGAACTTCACCGGCCCGTTCGACCTCCTGCTGGGACTGATCTCCAAGCACCAGCTCGACATCACCGAGGTGGCGCTGGCCACGGTCACCGACGAGTTCATCAAATACATCAAAGGGCTGCAGCGGCTGGGGGAGGACTGGGCGCTGGATGAAGCCAGCGAGTTCCTGGTGATCGCGGCGACCCTGCTGGACCTCAAAGCCGCCAGGCTGCTGCCCGCCGGCGAAGTCGAGGACGACGAGGACATTGCCCTGCTCGAGGCCCGCGACCTGCTCTTCGCCCGGCTGCTGCAGTACAAGGCCTTCAAACAGGTCGCCGGACTCCTCGGCGCGACCCTGGAGCTGGAGGCCCGGCGCTACCCGCGGCAGGTCGCCCTGGAAGGCCACTTCGCCGCGCTGCTGCCCGAACTCGTCTGGAAGCACAGCCCGGCGGAGTTCGCCGCCCTTGCCGAGAAGGCCCTGAAACCCAAGGAAGCGGCCCCCACCGAGGTTGGCCTCGCCCACCTGCACGGCACGCCGGTCAGCGTGAAGGAACAGGCGGAAATCCTCGGGCTGCGGCTGCGGCTGCGGCTCGGTAAGCCGCTCACCTTCCGGTCCCTGATCGCCGATGCAGAATCCACCCTCGTGGTGGTGGCGCGGTTCCTTGCCCTGCTGGAGATGTTCCGGGACAAGGCGGTGGCCTTCGACCAGCTGCTTCCGCTCGGCGAATTGTCCGTGCACTGGACCGCCGACGACGCGGACTGGAGCAGCGAGAACCTGAGTGAAGAATACGAGGAGCAGCCTTGA